A genomic segment from Nodularia sphaerocarpa UHCC 0038 encodes:
- a CDS encoding pyridoxal phosphate-dependent aminotransferase, producing the protein MQPAKRLEKIPPYLFAEINRKREQLLAQGVDIINLALGDPDKQTPAHILQAMHQAVDDASTHNYPPYQGTTEFRQAAVNWMERRFGVTGLNPETEVISSIGSKEAIHNTFLAFVEAGDYTLIPDPGYPVYQTATIFAGGEPYTMPLKAENNFLPDLNTIPEEIARKAKLLWINYPNNPTGALASLEFFEELVAFCKQYNILLCHDHAYAEMAYDGYKPPSVLQVRGAKDIAIEFHSLSKSYNMTGWRIGFVVGNAIGIQALRQVKSNVDSGVFKAIQKAAIAAYSTSEAELQALMSVYQKRRDIIVEGLQSLGWPIEPPKATLYVWVPVPPKYSSTEFVSLLLDKCGIMVPPGNGYGAAGEGFFRIALTIPEQRMHEAIQRLRDAGIRYV; encoded by the coding sequence ATGCAGCCCGCTAAACGTTTAGAAAAAATTCCTCCCTATTTGTTTGCTGAAATTAACCGCAAGCGGGAACAACTTCTGGCGCAGGGAGTTGATATCATTAATCTGGCACTGGGCGATCCAGATAAACAGACTCCGGCTCATATTCTTCAGGCTATGCATCAAGCAGTTGATGATGCTTCCACCCATAATTACCCACCTTATCAGGGGACGACAGAATTTCGGCAAGCGGCGGTTAATTGGATGGAACGTCGGTTTGGAGTGACAGGGTTAAATCCAGAGACAGAGGTTATCTCTTCCATTGGTTCCAAAGAAGCAATACACAACACATTCTTAGCTTTTGTAGAAGCGGGAGACTATACTCTCATCCCAGATCCTGGTTATCCTGTGTATCAGACTGCCACAATTTTCGCTGGTGGTGAACCTTATACTATGCCTTTGAAGGCAGAAAATAATTTTTTACCTGACTTAAATACGATTCCTGAAGAAATCGCTCGTAAGGCCAAATTATTGTGGATTAATTATCCCAATAATCCCACTGGAGCCTTAGCTAGTTTAGAATTTTTTGAGGAATTGGTAGCTTTTTGCAAGCAGTATAATATTTTGCTCTGCCATGATCATGCTTACGCAGAAATGGCTTATGATGGCTATAAACCACCGAGTGTCTTGCAAGTTCGGGGTGCAAAAGATATAGCCATTGAGTTTCACAGTTTGTCTAAGTCGTATAATATGACAGGCTGGCGCATTGGCTTTGTAGTTGGTAACGCCATTGGTATTCAAGCTTTGAGACAGGTAAAAAGCAACGTCGATTCTGGAGTATTTAAGGCGATTCAAAAAGCAGCGATCGCCGCTTATTCTACCAGTGAAGCAGAACTTCAAGCATTAATGTCAGTTTACCAAAAGCGTCGTGACATCATCGTGGAAGGATTACAATCTCTGGGCTGGCCAATTGAACCTCCCAAAGCGACACTTTACGTCTGGGTACCTGTACCACCCAAATATTCCTCAACAGAATTTGTCTCCCTATTACTTGACAAATGTGGCATTATGGTTCCTCCAGGGAATGGTTATGGTGCAGCCGGCGAAGGCTTTTTCCGAATTGCACTCACCATTCCCGAACAGCGAATGCATGAAGCCATTCAACGCCTCCG